Proteins from a single region of Mus pahari chromosome 2, PAHARI_EIJ_v1.1, whole genome shotgun sequence:
- the Bet1 gene encoding BET1 homolog, whose product MRRAGLGDGAPPGSYGNYGYANSGYSACEEENDRLTESLRSKVTAIKSLSIEIGHEVKNQNKLLAEMDSQFDSTTGFLGKTMGRLKILSRGSQTKLLCYMMLFSLFVFFVIYWIIKLR is encoded by the exons ATGAGGCGTGCAGGCCTGG GTGACGGAGCACCTCCTGGCAGCTATGGGAACTATGGCTATGCTAATAGTGGCTACAGTGCTTGTGAAGAAGAGAATGACAGACTCACTGAAAGTCTGAGAAGCAAAGTAACGGCTATAAAATCT CTTTCTATTGAAATAGGCCATgaagttaaaaatcaaaacaaactattAGCTGAAATG gATTCACAATTTGATTCTACAACTGGATTTCTAGGTAAAACCATGGGAAGACTGAAGATTTTGTCCAGAGGGAGCCAAACGAAATTGCTATGCTATATGAtgctgttttcattgtttgtcttttttgtcatttattgGATTATTAAACTGAGGTGA